A genomic segment from Amphiura filiformis chromosome 10, Afil_fr2py, whole genome shotgun sequence encodes:
- the LOC140162372 gene encoding uncharacterized protein — MANNVWMSRMAQLEQQEEPFKPFEDYLGLVNLVKNLNSSLNMNTDSTTSTNNAVPCCSANHVCRSRTTSTSSAHSAEELFSWDEFKLNGVDVDDDGAGFQPFAPRNTRKLVSRLPSAKNRRTPTWCVFCKNNGESEMVYGAHILKDSEGRTSCPILRNYTCPICGVSGDGAHTIKYCPLNKEETFPPSIGLLKTARTSTGKKRDCMSSMLDRLN; from the coding sequence ATGGCAAACAACGTTTGGATGTCAAGAATGGCCCAGCTTGAGCAGCAAGAAGAGCCTTTTAAACCGTTCGAAGATTATCTCGGACTAGTGAATCTGGTTAAGAACCTGAACTCGAGTTTGAATATGAACACTGACAGTACTACCAGTACCAACAATGCTGTGCCATGTTGTTCTGCCAACCATGTGTGTCGTTCTCGCACCACCAGCACTTCCAGCGCCCACAGTGCAGAGGAGCTGTTTTCTTGGGATGAATTCAAGTTGAATGGTGTAGACGTAGACGACGACGGTGCAGGATTCCAGCCATTTGCTCCAAGAAACACCAGGAAGCTGGTTTCCAGACTCCCAAGCGCCAAGAATCGCAGGACACCTACTTGGTGCGTATTCTGCAAGAACAACGGGGAAAGCGAGATGGTCTACGGGGCCCACATCCTCAAAGACTCAGAGGGCCGTACCAGTTGTCCCATATTACGCAACTACACATGCCCCATATGTGGGGTCAGTGGGGACGGAGCCCACACCATCAAGTACTGTCCGCTGAACAAGGAGGAGACATTCCCGCCTTCCATAGGCCTACTCAAAACCGCCAGGACATCCACGGGAAAGAAGAGGGACTGCATGAGCAGCATGTTAGACCGTCTGAATTGA
- the LOC140162068 gene encoding uncharacterized protein produces the protein MDLAIAQKYQLPVELVWFNRQNYEAEVVISSRICDSDDDSHAGGLGDLPRDHCSSHGSGASPTRQEYELEITVNSSENLQVEILSDNLLHLEVETQSRSEQDADRTRVFSVTGTTEGETNLNMDSNISSSQIWLALHQHSLRHQHSIPRGCHNRQASQVTTTRYSSTGQRSQ, from the exons atGGATCTTGCAATCGCTCAAAAATACCAGCTTCCAGTTGAATTAGTTTGGTTTAATCGTCAGAATTACGAAGCAGAAGTTGTTATTTCGTCTCGAATCTGCGATTCAGATGATGATTCGCATGCAGGTGGACTTGGAGATCTTCCCCGCGATCACTGCAGCAGTCATGGTAGTGGCGCTTCGCCTACTAGGCAAGAATACGAACTTGAAATAACTGTAAATTCGAGTGAGAATCTGCAAGTGGAAATTTTGTCAGATAATTTGTTGCATTTGGAAGTTGAGACTCAATCCAGGAGTGAACAAG ATGCCGACAGAACAAGGGTTTTTTCAGTGACTGGAACCACAGAAGGTGAAACCAATCTCAACATGGATAGCAATATTTCAAGCAGTCAG ATCTGGCTTGCATTACATCAACATTCTCTTCGACATCAGCATTCTATACCAAGGGGGTGTCACAACAGGCAAGCTTCACAAGTAACTACTACTAGGTACTCTtcaacaggtcaaaggtcacagtga